DNA from Archaeoglobus veneficus SNP6:
CTGACTCCGTCGCCCATACTCTCACCTCAGTTCTGGAGGAAGCATGTTCGGAATCCCGTCTTCAATGGGGTATTCGATGTTACACTGCTTGCAGATTAACTTACCTTGCAGAATCTCCTCCTCGTTCTCCTTCTCAACGAAGAGATCGAGGTCTCCTTTACAAATGGGGCAGGCTAAAATGTCAAGCAAACTCCTTTTCATGGATAACCTTCACGACTTCAGCATATTAGTATTTTGGATGCAGGTTTACCTCAGACGTTAATGCGATGTCTAACCTGTCGTCCCAGTTGTTTAGATATTTACCGTTCCTCAGTCCACGATAAAGTAAAAAAGTTCAGAGCTTCTCAGCTCTCAGGTCTATAATCTGGCTCAACTCCGGGCCTGTGGAAATCAGTGTTACGGGAACCCTTACCTCATCCTCAACCTGCTCGACGAACTGCTTTGCCTTCGGTGTCAGCTTCTCCCACTCCGTAACGCCGTAGCACTCCTTATCAAGTTTGTCAATACCCGTAAGTGCAATCTGAGTTGCTCCGTTCACCATCGCAGAGTAGCGCGCAAGCTTTCCATCCCAGTAGCCAATTCTCCTTCTCCTTCCAGTCACAGTCCCGTACTCGATTATCCCGAGCTTCTCAGCCTCTTCCTGCGGCATCTCAGTCGGGAAAGGTCCGGCTCCAACCCTCGTTGGGAAGGTCTTGAAAACTACAACGACCTCGTCTATTTTCGTCGGTCCCACACCAACGTCCGACGCTATGGCAGAAGCGGTCGTGTCCTTGGACGTTACGTAGGGGTAAGTTCCGTAGTACAGACTGAGTGCAAAGCCCTGACTGCCCTCAATGAGAACGAACTCGCCCCTGTCAATTGCCTCGTTAACCTCGAGCGGTACGTCTGCTATGAACGGGCGCAGCTCCTCAACGTCTTTTGCCTGTCTCGCAACCCTCATAACCCTGTCTCTATTTGCAGGCCCGCATCCCGTTCCAGTTGAACCTATCTTTCCCTTCAGGTGCTCGCTCCCTCTGTCCTCCTCGATGTGTTTCTCCTCGATAATCGAGCAGCGGTAGTCGAGCCTCGCTCTATCGGCAACATCGAGCAACTCAACCTCCTTCAGGAACACGCGGGGGTCTACGAGAACACCAGCCCCTATAAACAGCCTCGCGTCCTTATAAACAAATCCCGATGGTATCATTCTAACGCCGAATTTCTTACCCTCTACTTCCACCGTGTGGCCTGCATTTGGCCCAACGCCACCTCTGGCAATTATTACTGGCCTGTCAGAATGGGCAATGTGGGCGATTATCTTCCCCTTACCTTCGTCGCCCCAGAAACCTCCAACCACTATCGTAGCTGACATGGTAAATCCCAAGGCCTCTTCGCAAAACAATATTTTAAGTTTGCTGATTTTGCTGCTGGATTACAGAAACATGATAGTTATCCAGACGAAGAGAGCTGGATTGGCCAGAATTCCGATGGAAAACCCAATTACAGCAGATTTTCCACGAGAAAGCCCGTAAACAAGCCTTGCAAGCACGGAGTTGTAACTGAAGAGAAGAAGAAATGCAAGCACGAGGGCTACAACGAAGTTCTGCGATAACATCGCCAAGTAATCGATGATGAGGCCTCCAGCCGTCACCACTAGGACGTAAGCGAGAAACTTGAGGCTTCTTATGTCCTTCTGGAAAAGTGTAAGCAGTATCGCGAGAATTACGAGGTTGCATATGTAATCGAGGGCGAATACTGTT
Protein-coding regions in this window:
- a CDS encoding methytransferase partner Trm112 → MKRSLLDILACPICKGDLDLFVEKENEEEILQGKLICKQCNIEYPIEDGIPNMLPPELR
- a CDS encoding adenylosuccinate synthetase, coding for MSATIVVGGFWGDEGKGKIIAHIAHSDRPVIIARGGVGPNAGHTVEVEGKKFGVRMIPSGFVYKDARLFIGAGVLVDPRVFLKEVELLDVADRARLDYRCSIIEEKHIEEDRGSEHLKGKIGSTGTGCGPANRDRVMRVARQAKDVEELRPFIADVPLEVNEAIDRGEFVLIEGSQGFALSLYYGTYPYVTSKDTTASAIASDVGVGPTKIDEVVVVFKTFPTRVGAGPFPTEMPQEEAEKLGIIEYGTVTGRRRRIGYWDGKLARYSAMVNGATQIALTGIDKLDKECYGVTEWEKLTPKAKQFVEQVEDEVRVPVTLISTGPELSQIIDLRAEKL